From a region of the Dickeya poaceiphila genome:
- a CDS encoding beta-ketoacyl-ACP synthase III, which produces MYTKILGTGSYLPAQIRTNADLEKMVDTSDEWIVTRTGIRERRIAAPDESVAAMGYRAALNALDMAEIDKNRVGLLIVATTSSSHAFPSSACQIQQMLGIKDMIAFDLAAACAGFAYALSVADQYVKSGAVDYALVVGSDALSRTLDPTDRSTLILFGDAAGAVLLGRSEEPGILSTHLHADGSYGNLLSLPNTNRQEPTPAYLSMAGNEVFKVAVTELAHIVEETLDASGLDKSKLDWLVPHQANLRIISATAKKLGMGMDKVVVTLDRHGNTSAASVPSALDEAVRDGRIQRGQLILLEAFGGGFTWGSALICF; this is translated from the coding sequence ATGTATACAAAGATTCTCGGAACGGGAAGTTATTTGCCCGCGCAAATCAGGACGAATGCTGATTTAGAAAAAATGGTGGATACGTCAGATGAATGGATTGTCACCCGTACTGGTATTCGCGAACGTCGCATTGCTGCTCCAGATGAAAGCGTTGCCGCTATGGGGTACCGTGCTGCGCTGAACGCGCTTGATATGGCAGAGATCGATAAGAATCGGGTTGGATTGCTTATCGTCGCGACGACATCGTCCAGCCATGCATTCCCAAGCTCGGCATGTCAAATCCAGCAGATGCTGGGTATTAAAGATATGATTGCTTTTGACCTCGCTGCTGCCTGCGCTGGATTTGCCTACGCATTAAGCGTTGCTGATCAGTATGTGAAAAGCGGCGCGGTAGATTACGCACTGGTCGTCGGCTCTGATGCGTTGTCCAGAACGCTTGATCCGACTGATCGTAGTACCCTGATTCTGTTTGGCGACGCGGCTGGCGCTGTGCTGCTGGGGCGTTCCGAAGAACCAGGAATCCTTTCTACGCATCTGCACGCGGATGGCAGTTACGGCAATCTTTTGTCATTGCCTAATACGAATAGGCAAGAGCCTACGCCTGCGTATCTGAGCATGGCGGGCAATGAAGTATTTAAAGTCGCTGTAACGGAACTGGCGCATATTGTTGAAGAGACGTTAGATGCGTCTGGCCTTGATAAAAGTAAACTCGACTGGCTGGTTCCCCATCAGGCAAACCTGCGCATTATCAGCGCCACGGCTAAAAAATTGGGCATGGGCATGGATAAAGTGGTAGTGACACTGGATCGCCATGGCAATACGTCCGCTGCATCTGTTCCTTCTGCGTTAGATGAGGCCGTCCGCGATGGACGAATTCAGCGTGGACAGTTGATTTTGCTGGAAGCGTTTGGCGGTGGTTTTACCTGGGGCTCTGCTCTGATTTGTTTTTGA
- the fabD gene encoding ACP S-malonyltransferase produces MTKFAMVFPGQGSQSVGMLAELAEQFPLIKETFNEASSVLGYDLWLLSQQGPAEELNKTWQTQPALLTASVALWRIWQQQGGLLPALMSGHSLGEYSALVCAGVLDFKQAVSLVELRGKLMQEAVPEGTGAMYAIIGLDNDAIAAACAEAAQGQVVSPVNFNSPGQVVIAGNKEAVERAGAACKAAGAKRALPLSVSVPSHCALMEPAARKLADALEAMTFNTPEIPVVNNVDVRTESAPEAIRSALVRQLHNPVRWTECVEYIATQGVSTLVEVGPGKVLSGLTKRIVDSLTATAINDPASLSAALEQ; encoded by the coding sequence ATGACGAAATTTGCGATGGTATTTCCCGGTCAGGGTTCTCAGTCTGTAGGTATGTTGGCTGAACTGGCTGAACAGTTCCCGTTGATCAAAGAAACGTTTAACGAAGCTTCCTCGGTGCTGGGGTATGATTTGTGGCTGCTGTCCCAGCAAGGGCCAGCGGAAGAGCTGAACAAAACCTGGCAGACCCAGCCCGCACTGTTAACGGCATCTGTGGCACTTTGGCGTATCTGGCAGCAGCAGGGTGGTTTGTTGCCGGCATTGATGTCTGGCCATAGCCTGGGCGAATATTCTGCGTTGGTATGTGCTGGCGTGCTGGACTTCAAGCAGGCGGTCAGTCTGGTCGAGTTGCGTGGCAAGTTGATGCAGGAAGCGGTACCGGAAGGTACAGGGGCAATGTACGCCATCATTGGTCTTGATAACGACGCGATTGCCGCAGCCTGTGCCGAAGCAGCGCAAGGTCAGGTGGTTTCACCCGTTAATTTTAACTCGCCGGGACAGGTGGTTATTGCCGGAAATAAAGAAGCGGTTGAACGTGCTGGCGCAGCCTGCAAAGCCGCAGGGGCGAAACGCGCCTTGCCGTTGTCAGTCAGTGTCCCCTCTCACTGCGCACTGATGGAGCCGGCGGCTCGCAAACTGGCGGATGCGTTAGAGGCCATGACCTTCAATACACCGGAAATCCCGGTGGTTAATAATGTCGATGTACGCACTGAATCTGCCCCCGAAGCCATTCGCAGCGCACTGGTGCGCCAGTTGCATAACCCGGTTCGCTGGACCGAGTGTGTCGAATATATAGCCACCCAGGGGGTATCGACCCTGGTGGAAGTCGGTCCTGGCAAGGTGTTGTCCGGGTTGACCAAACGAATCGTTGACAGCCTTACGGCAACGGCGATTAATGATCCTGCTTCTTTATCAGCAGCGCTTGAACAGTAA
- the fabG gene encoding 3-oxoacyl-ACP reductase FabG, with translation MNFEGKIALVTGASRGIGRAIAETLAARGATVIGTATSEKGAADISAWLGPKGKGYALNVTDSASIESVLASIKEAFGDIDILVNNAGITRDDLLMRMKDDAWQEVLDTNLSSVFRLSKAVLRAMMKKRFGRIITVGSVIGSRGNAGQANYAAAKAGLVGFSKSLAQEVASRGITVNVVAPGFIETDMTRALTEEQRTGILANVPANRLGDAKEIASAVAFLASDEAGYITGETLHVNGGMYMI, from the coding sequence ATGAATTTTGAAGGAAAAATTGCCCTGGTGACGGGCGCAAGTCGTGGCATTGGTCGGGCGATCGCCGAGACGCTGGCTGCCCGTGGCGCTACCGTAATTGGCACCGCCACCAGTGAAAAAGGGGCTGCGGATATCAGCGCGTGGCTGGGGCCGAAAGGCAAAGGCTACGCGTTGAACGTTACGGATAGTGCCTCGATTGAAAGCGTTTTGGCCAGTATCAAAGAAGCATTCGGTGATATTGATATTCTGGTGAACAATGCCGGTATCACACGTGATGACCTGTTAATGCGTATGAAAGACGACGCCTGGCAGGAGGTACTGGATACCAACCTGAGTTCCGTTTTTCGTCTGTCTAAGGCGGTGTTACGCGCCATGATGAAAAAACGCTTTGGTCGCATCATCACTGTTGGGTCTGTGATTGGTTCCCGCGGCAACGCTGGTCAAGCTAACTATGCTGCTGCTAAGGCAGGACTGGTTGGTTTCAGCAAGTCGTTAGCTCAGGAAGTGGCGTCTCGCGGTATTACTGTCAACGTAGTGGCTCCGGGCTTTATTGAAACCGATATGACACGAGCATTGACAGAGGAACAGCGCACGGGCATTTTGGCGAATGTTCCTGCCAACCGGCTGGGTGATGCTAAAGAAATCGCAAGTGCTGTGGCGTTTCTAGCCTCTGATGAGGCGGGTTACATCACCGGCGAAACATTGCATGTCAATGGTGGCATGTATATGATCTGA
- the acpP gene encoding acyl carrier protein, with protein MSTIEERVKKIIVEQLGVKPEEVVNNASFVDDLGADSLDTVELVMALEEEFDTEIPDEEAEKITTVQAAIDFIQANQQ; from the coding sequence ATGAGCACTATCGAAGAACGCGTTAAGAAAATCATCGTTGAACAGCTGGGTGTTAAGCCTGAAGAAGTCGTGAACAATGCCTCTTTCGTTGATGACTTGGGCGCTGATTCTCTTGACACTGTTGAACTGGTAATGGCATTGGAAGAAGAATTCGATACCGAGATTCCAGATGAAGAAGCTGAGAAAATCACGACTGTTCAGGCAGCCATTGATTTCATTCAGGCTAATCAGCAGTAA